A stretch of the Glutamicibacter sp. JL.03c genome encodes the following:
- a CDS encoding DUF4229 domain-containing protein: MQFLKYTVLRLGIFCAVFLGLWLGLNWPIFVAGIIGLIFAFAISYLFFNKLRLKANEDVRRAFNKTSANKTSKQLEEEAIEDEFDESQRKTQPPA, from the coding sequence ATGCAGTTTCTGAAATATACAGTTCTTCGCCTGGGCATTTTCTGCGCGGTATTCCTGGGCCTGTGGCTTGGCTTGAACTGGCCAATTTTTGTTGCCGGAATCATTGGATTGATTTTCGCCTTCGCCATTTCCTACTTGTTCTTCAACAAGCTTCGGCTCAAGGCGAACGAGGATGTGCGCAGGGCGTTCAATAAGACCTCCGCGAATAAGACCAGCAAGCAGCTGGAGGAGGAAGCCATCGAAGACGAATTTGACGAGTCCCAGCGCAAGACGCAGCCGCCTGCCTAG
- a CDS encoding thiolase family protein, which yields MTEAFLVGGSRTPVGRYGGALSSVRPDDLAALAIRDLIQDSGIDPAAVDEVILGNANGAGEENRNVARMASLLAGLPVSVPGITVNRLCASGMSAITMASHMIKAGAADVVIAGGVESMSRAPWVMEKPDKPFAKPGAVFDTSIGWRFTNPQFLSGQLSRDGKATYSMPETAEEVARVYGISREDCDQFAVDSHAKAMAAIKAGHFRDEIVPVAVKHRKGETIVDTDEGPRPGTSMEVLSGLRPVVSGGEVVTAGNASSLNDGASAILVVSERALEKYSLTARARIIDGQAAGLEPEIMGMGPVPATRKVLDRAGLSIGELGAMEINEAFASQSLASMRELGVDPQIVNRDGGAIALGHPLGSSGSRIVITLLGRMERELATAQRKLAVATMCVGVGQGSAILLEGA from the coding sequence ATGACTGAAGCATTTCTCGTCGGCGGGAGCCGCACCCCGGTAGGGCGCTATGGGGGAGCCTTGAGCTCAGTGCGCCCCGATGATCTTGCCGCACTGGCGATCCGCGATCTCATCCAGGACTCCGGAATCGACCCGGCAGCGGTTGATGAAGTGATTCTCGGCAACGCCAACGGCGCCGGTGAAGAGAACCGCAATGTTGCGCGCATGGCATCGCTGCTGGCGGGATTGCCGGTAAGTGTTCCTGGCATCACCGTCAACCGCCTTTGCGCGTCGGGAATGAGCGCCATCACCATGGCCAGCCACATGATCAAGGCCGGAGCCGCCGACGTGGTGATCGCCGGCGGCGTGGAATCAATGTCCCGCGCCCCATGGGTCATGGAGAAACCCGATAAGCCTTTCGCCAAGCCCGGTGCAGTCTTCGACACGTCCATCGGCTGGCGCTTCACCAACCCGCAATTCCTTTCCGGGCAGCTGTCACGAGATGGCAAGGCGACCTACTCCATGCCGGAGACCGCAGAAGAAGTGGCCCGCGTCTACGGAATCTCCCGCGAGGACTGCGATCAGTTCGCTGTTGATTCCCACGCCAAGGCCATGGCCGCCATAAAGGCCGGCCACTTCCGCGACGAAATCGTGCCGGTGGCGGTCAAGCACCGCAAGGGGGAAACCATCGTGGATACCGATGAGGGCCCGCGCCCGGGAACGAGCATGGAAGTGCTCTCCGGCCTGCGCCCGGTCGTGAGCGGCGGCGAGGTGGTGACCGCTGGGAATGCCTCCTCGCTGAACGATGGCGCCTCGGCCATCCTGGTGGTTTCAGAACGCGCCCTGGAAAAGTATTCGCTGACTGCGCGTGCCCGCATCATCGACGGGCAGGCCGCCGGCCTGGAACCGGAGATCATGGGCATGGGACCGGTGCCGGCAACCCGCAAGGTGCTCGACCGCGCAGGGCTGTCGATCGGGGAGCTCGGCGCCATGGAAATCAACGAGGCCTTTGCCAGCCAATCCCTGGCCAGCATGCGCGAGCTCGGCGTGGACCCGCAGATCGTGAACCGCGACGGGGGCGCCATTGCATTGGGCCATCCGCTGGGATCCAGCGGATCGCGCATCGTGATCACCTTGCTGGGCCGCATGGAACGAGAGCTCGCGACAGCGCAGCGCAAGCTGGCGGTTGCCACCATGTGCGTCGGCGTGGGGCAAGGATCGGCCATCTTGCTGGAAGGAGCCTAA
- a CDS encoding tyrosine-protein phosphatase has translation MSQGLNYQKQSGDLEWEGSVNARHICGAFYRMGRHEWLSVQGWQQMHEDGIGKVVDLRNPDEIHRREHDPAVPQATFSGIELVNLPLETPGNTRFESIAVPYMNHTGMYRLVCEEFGDQLRAVFENLADSQGSTVIHCSAGRDRSGLIATMLLDLAGSRDQILAHDELAVRGINEWHRVSPRKHPYESYQSEGELREIIRGRAAALSEFCAWLGSARSYLLAQGVSEKSLERLSALARNS, from the coding sequence ATGAGCCAGGGCCTGAACTATCAAAAGCAAAGCGGAGATCTGGAATGGGAAGGATCCGTGAATGCGCGGCACATTTGCGGAGCCTTTTATCGAATGGGCCGCCACGAGTGGCTTAGCGTCCAAGGTTGGCAGCAAATGCACGAGGACGGCATCGGCAAGGTCGTGGACCTGCGCAACCCCGATGAGATCCACCGACGCGAGCATGACCCCGCGGTGCCCCAAGCAACGTTCTCCGGCATTGAACTGGTGAACCTTCCACTGGAGACGCCCGGCAATACGAGATTCGAATCCATCGCCGTGCCATATATGAATCACACCGGCATGTACCGATTGGTGTGCGAAGAATTCGGCGACCAGCTGCGCGCAGTCTTCGAGAATTTGGCGGATTCCCAAGGCTCAACCGTGATCCACTGTTCGGCAGGCCGCGACCGCTCTGGCTTGATCGCCACCATGCTGCTGGATCTCGCAGGCTCCCGGGATCAGATTCTCGCCCATGATGAGCTGGCGGTGCGCGGCATCAACGAATGGCATCGCGTCTCGCCCAGGAAGCATCCCTATGAGAGCTATCAGAGTGAAGGGGAACTGCGGGAAATCATTCGAGGCAGAGCCGCAGCCCTATCGGAATTCTGTGCATGGCTTGGTTCGGCCCGCTCCTATTTGCTGGCCCAGGGCGTGAGCGAGAAGAGCCTGGAGCGATTGAGTGCTCTGGCGCGGAATTCCTGA
- a CDS encoding 1,4-dihydroxy-2-naphthoyl-CoA synthase has protein sequence MSSQNNSALPQKVSDVFDPTRWRVIEGFDFTDITYHRQVERDDRGTIVRDLPTVRIAFDRPEVRNAFRPHTVDELYRAMDHARMTSNVATVLLTGNGPSPKDGGHAFCSGGDQRIRGRDGYRYAEGETRESIDPARAGRLHILEVQRLMRTMPKVVLCVVNGWAAGGGHSLHVVSDLTIASKENGKFKQTDATVGSFDAGYGSALLARQVGQKTAREIFFLAREYSADDMVRMGAVNESVEHERLEEVALEYAADIAKQSPQAIRMLKFAFNLADDGLAGQQVFAGEATRMAYMTDEAVEGRDAFLGKRDPDWSGYPYYF, from the coding sequence GTGAGTAGCCAGAATAATTCAGCATTGCCCCAGAAGGTTTCCGACGTCTTTGATCCCACTCGTTGGCGAGTGATCGAAGGCTTCGATTTCACCGACATTACCTACCACCGCCAAGTGGAACGCGATGACCGGGGCACCATCGTGCGAGACCTCCCGACGGTGCGCATCGCCTTCGACCGCCCCGAGGTGCGCAATGCCTTCCGCCCCCATACCGTGGACGAGCTCTACCGCGCCATGGATCACGCGCGGATGACCAGCAATGTGGCCACGGTGCTGCTCACCGGCAACGGCCCGTCCCCCAAGGACGGCGGACACGCCTTCTGCTCGGGTGGAGACCAGCGCATTCGCGGCCGCGACGGATACCGCTATGCAGAGGGCGAAACCCGCGAATCGATCGACCCAGCCCGCGCCGGACGACTGCACATCCTTGAGGTGCAAAGGCTCATGCGCACCATGCCCAAGGTGGTGCTCTGCGTGGTCAACGGATGGGCCGCCGGCGGCGGGCATTCCCTGCACGTGGTCTCGGACCTGACCATCGCCTCCAAGGAAAACGGCAAGTTCAAGCAGACCGATGCCACCGTGGGCTCCTTCGACGCCGGCTATGGCTCTGCCCTGCTGGCCCGCCAGGTTGGCCAGAAGACCGCCCGCGAAATTTTCTTCCTCGCCCGCGAATACTCCGCCGACGATATGGTACGCATGGGCGCAGTGAATGAATCTGTGGAGCACGAGCGCCTGGAAGAGGTCGCTTTGGAATACGCTGCGGATATCGCCAAGCAGTCGCCCCAGGCAATCCGCATGCTGAAGTTCGCCTTCAACCTGGCCGATGACGGCCTGGCGGGCCAGCAGGTCTTCGCCGGCGAAGCGACCCGCATGGCCTACATGACCGACGAGGCAGTAGAAGGACGCGACGCGTTCCTGGGCAAGCGCGACCCCGACTGGTCTGGCTACCCGTACTACTTCTAA
- the paaZ gene encoding phenylacetic acid degradation bifunctional protein PaaZ: MSTKKISVVPSFIAGEWRTPQSEGGTEVRDANTGELLTTVTNDKLDVAAAVDYGRGTGHQELAKLSLHERALKLKELALYLNERRKDLYEISFKTGATKTDSMVDIDGGIGVLFTFSSKGRRELPNSNVILDGPTEPLSKDGSFIGTHVYTAMSGVVVQVNAFNFPVWGMLEKFAPAFIAGVPTIVKPATPTGYLTEAAVRLMLESGILPEGSLQLLSGSARDLMDHLDYRDMFAFTGSAATASKLKSHPNVIDGGVRFAAETDSLNAAILGPDAEEGTAEFEAFIKVVVTEMTSKAGQKCTAIRRNIVPSRLVDPVIAAIGRRIDQRVVIGDPRVEGVTMGALASMEQLADVRAAVQDMIDAGGELAYGRLDAPAVRVAPERDAVAESGAFMSPVVLRWADARNPLVHSREAFGPVSSVIGYENLDEAVQLAAMGAGSLVATVCSNDADAVRSLALGIAAHHGRVHILNRETARSTTGHGSPVPHLVHGGPGRAGGGEELGGIRSVKHHMQRTAVQGSPNMLTALSGVWHSGAEQRLAGCEKFGGQAQYTHPFRKSLAELQVGDGFASDLRVVNLEEISEFAEKTGDTFYAHTDAKAAEANPFFPGIVAHGYLLVSWAAGLFVEPAPGPVLANYGLESLRFITPVAAGDSIRVTLTAKKITSRVTDEYGEVAWDAILHNQNDEIVATYDVLTLVEKEDLTYANFGS, encoded by the coding sequence ATGTCGACAAAAAAGATCAGCGTGGTACCCAGCTTTATCGCCGGAGAATGGCGGACCCCGCAATCCGAGGGCGGAACAGAAGTCCGCGACGCCAACACCGGAGAACTTCTAACCACCGTCACTAACGACAAGCTGGATGTTGCAGCGGCCGTGGACTACGGCCGTGGCACCGGGCATCAGGAGCTGGCCAAGCTTTCCTTGCATGAGCGCGCGCTCAAGCTCAAGGAACTTGCGCTGTATCTAAACGAGCGACGCAAAGACCTTTACGAGATATCCTTCAAGACTGGCGCCACCAAGACCGATTCCATGGTGGATATCGATGGAGGAATCGGCGTTCTGTTCACGTTCTCTTCCAAGGGCCGCCGCGAGCTTCCCAATAGCAATGTCATCCTGGACGGGCCAACAGAACCGCTGAGCAAGGACGGCTCTTTTATCGGCACGCATGTCTACACCGCAATGAGTGGTGTCGTGGTGCAGGTCAACGCGTTCAACTTCCCGGTATGGGGCATGCTCGAGAAGTTTGCCCCGGCGTTTATTGCCGGTGTTCCCACCATCGTCAAGCCAGCGACTCCAACGGGCTACCTCACCGAAGCGGCTGTGAGGCTAATGCTGGAATCAGGCATCCTTCCCGAGGGTTCCCTGCAGCTTCTCTCGGGATCAGCCCGCGACCTGATGGACCACCTCGACTACCGTGACATGTTCGCCTTCACCGGCTCGGCCGCCACGGCCAGCAAGTTGAAGTCCCATCCAAATGTCATCGACGGGGGAGTGCGCTTCGCGGCAGAAACCGACTCCCTCAACGCGGCCATCCTCGGTCCTGACGCGGAAGAAGGAACAGCGGAGTTCGAGGCCTTCATCAAGGTTGTCGTCACTGAGATGACCTCCAAGGCTGGCCAGAAGTGCACCGCGATCCGCCGCAACATCGTGCCTTCCCGCCTGGTTGATCCGGTCATTGCCGCCATCGGCCGGCGAATCGACCAGCGGGTCGTCATTGGCGACCCCCGCGTCGAGGGCGTGACCATGGGCGCCCTGGCTTCCATGGAGCAGCTGGCTGATGTCCGTGCCGCAGTGCAGGACATGATTGATGCCGGAGGTGAGCTAGCCTATGGCCGCCTGGATGCCCCGGCCGTACGCGTGGCGCCAGAACGCGACGCCGTGGCCGAATCCGGTGCCTTCATGTCTCCTGTGGTTCTACGTTGGGCCGATGCCCGCAATCCACTGGTGCACTCCCGCGAGGCTTTTGGCCCGGTCAGCTCCGTCATTGGTTATGAGAACCTGGACGAAGCCGTGCAGCTGGCCGCCATGGGTGCAGGCTCGCTGGTGGCCACCGTGTGCAGCAACGACGCCGACGCCGTGCGTTCACTGGCCCTGGGGATCGCGGCCCACCATGGTCGCGTACACATCCTGAACCGGGAAACCGCGCGATCAACGACCGGCCACGGTTCACCAGTTCCTCACCTGGTCCATGGAGGTCCGGGACGCGCCGGTGGTGGCGAGGAGCTGGGAGGAATCCGATCGGTGAAGCACCATATGCAGCGCACTGCCGTTCAGGGCTCGCCGAATATGCTCACTGCGCTCAGCGGCGTGTGGCATAGCGGCGCTGAACAGCGCCTGGCCGGATGCGAAAAGTTCGGTGGCCAAGCGCAATACACCCACCCGTTCCGCAAATCGCTGGCCGAGCTGCAAGTGGGCGATGGCTTCGCCTCTGATCTGCGTGTAGTGAATCTTGAAGAAATCAGCGAATTCGCCGAGAAAACCGGCGACACCTTCTACGCGCACACCGATGCAAAAGCTGCCGAAGCGAACCCGTTCTTCCCTGGGATTGTCGCCCACGGGTACCTGCTCGTGTCGTGGGCTGCCGGCCTCTTCGTAGAGCCAGCTCCGGGGCCTGTGCTAGCCAACTACGGACTGGAATCCTTGCGCTTCATCACCCCGGTCGCAGCCGGCGATTCGATTCGCGTGACCCTTACGGCCAAGAAAATCACGTCGCGAGTCACCGATGAATATGGCGAGGTCGCGTGGGACGCGATCTTGCACAATCAGAATGATGAGATTGTCGCGACCTACGATGTCTTGACCCTGGTGGAGAAAGAAGACCTCACCTACGCCAACTTCGGTAGCTAA
- a CDS encoding serine protein kinase RIO: MHFPAGKPTTSSQVISSNFTDADTKLKFRRHKPVWNESSSDEPSAGQRYSTWPFIEKGMRGPQPYPLWLIEDAAAMDTELGILKTGKEGDVFLLERATEERSSLLAAKRYRSRDHLQFSRSQAYSDGRSARRSRDKRAISNNSAYGRDIAALQWANAEWTYLLRCYEAGIPVPYPVQIDGTEILMEFIADPDNPLAAAPRLQQLARFDPRLPALWDQLTDALEKFAGMGIAHGDLSAYNLLVSGERLVVIDVPQCVDLAGNPQGMDFLHRDCVNLCEWFDSKGLPQDPDELFASLLGHLF, from the coding sequence ATGCATTTTCCTGCTGGAAAACCAACCACCAGCTCGCAGGTAATCTCGTCCAACTTCACTGACGCTGATACCAAACTCAAATTCCGCAGGCACAAGCCCGTGTGGAACGAATCATCCTCAGATGAGCCATCGGCTGGCCAGCGCTACTCCACCTGGCCGTTTATCGAAAAGGGCATGCGCGGGCCGCAGCCATACCCGCTGTGGCTGATTGAGGACGCCGCTGCCATGGACACCGAATTGGGCATCCTCAAAACCGGCAAAGAAGGCGACGTCTTCCTGCTGGAACGAGCAACGGAGGAGCGCTCAAGCCTGTTGGCCGCCAAACGCTATCGCTCCCGCGACCACCTGCAATTCAGCCGTTCGCAAGCTTATAGCGATGGCAGGTCTGCCCGGCGGTCGCGCGATAAGCGAGCCATCAGCAACAATTCCGCCTACGGCCGGGACATCGCCGCTTTGCAGTGGGCCAACGCGGAATGGACCTATCTCTTGCGCTGTTACGAAGCCGGCATTCCCGTGCCATATCCGGTGCAGATTGACGGCACCGAGATCCTCATGGAATTTATTGCCGACCCGGACAATCCGCTGGCGGCAGCACCCCGTTTGCAACAGCTTGCGCGCTTTGATCCGCGGCTTCCCGCTTTATGGGATCAACTCACTGACGCCCTGGAGAAGTTCGCCGGAATGGGGATTGCCCATGGCGACTTGTCCGCATACAACCTCCTGGTTTCCGGCGAGCGCCTGGTGGTCATCGATGTTCCGCAGTGCGTGGATCTGGCGGGAAATCCGCAAGGCATGGACTTCTTGCACCGCGACTGCGTCAATCTGTGCGAGTGGTTTGATTCCAAGGGCCTGCCGCAAGACCCAGATGAGCTCTTTGCTTCACTGCTAGGACATCTCTTCTAG
- a CDS encoding 1,4-dihydroxy-2-naphthoate polyprenyltransferase, whose protein sequence is MATLSQWVSGARLRTLPIVIAPVVIGTAAALGETGTIHWIRCVLALLVGLLLQIGVNYSNDYSDGIRGTDDERVGPLRLTGSKLTDPKNVRNVAFACFSLAAACGLALVIISSSWPLLLVGVAAIFAAWGYTGGKNPYGYRGLGDIYVFIFFGLVATLGTTFTQINELTLTSLWGAIGTGLIGCALLMANNVRDIPTDKEVGKITLAVRLGESNARLSYVLMLAVAILLPLLSTGTFPWLWLILVTFIPAISPSMLMLREHELPKLVQVLKQTGVLNMVYAVLFALAIVLDVYF, encoded by the coding sequence GTGGCCACACTTTCCCAATGGGTTTCGGGTGCCCGCCTGCGCACCTTGCCTATCGTCATTGCCCCGGTAGTCATCGGCACCGCGGCCGCCCTGGGCGAGACCGGAACCATTCATTGGATCCGCTGTGTTCTCGCGTTGCTGGTCGGCCTGCTGCTGCAGATCGGAGTGAACTACTCCAACGACTACTCAGACGGCATCCGGGGCACCGACGATGAGCGAGTGGGGCCGCTGCGCTTGACCGGCTCCAAGCTCACCGATCCGAAGAACGTGCGCAATGTCGCCTTCGCGTGCTTCAGCCTGGCAGCGGCCTGCGGACTGGCCCTGGTGATCATCTCATCATCGTGGCCCCTGCTGTTGGTGGGCGTCGCCGCGATCTTCGCGGCCTGGGGATACACCGGAGGCAAGAATCCTTACGGCTACCGCGGTTTAGGCGATATCTACGTCTTCATCTTCTTCGGACTCGTCGCGACTTTGGGTACTACCTTCACCCAGATCAATGAACTGACCCTCACCTCGTTGTGGGGCGCCATCGGCACCGGCCTGATCGGTTGTGCACTGCTCATGGCCAATAACGTGCGAGATATCCCCACCGATAAAGAGGTCGGGAAAATTACCCTCGCAGTCCGCTTGGGCGAAAGCAATGCCCGGCTCAGCTATGTCCTGATGCTCGCGGTGGCCATCTTGCTGCCATTGCTTTCAACCGGCACTTTCCCCTGGCTCTGGCTGATCTTGGTTACCTTCATTCCCGCGATCTCCCCGTCCATGTTGATGCTGCGTGAACATGAGCTCCCCAAGCTGGTGCAGGTGCTGAAGCAAACGGGCGTGCTGAACATGGTCTACGCCGTTCTCTTCGCATTGGCGATCGTCCTCGACGTGTACTTCTAA
- a CDS encoding PLD nuclease N-terminal domain-containing protein encodes MVRILIFAAVVSVALMIYTLIECSRAPKHLVRSLPKSAWAVVIIILPLVGAVLWFILGRPVNERNQQATQQTAPDDDEDFLRQLEVWRRQQQREADAKAREQELKSQAKDSKENDSTAKPKPDDSTGSKKPSPKPEDTDSDTPDAKA; translated from the coding sequence ATGGTCCGCATTCTCATATTCGCAGCAGTAGTTTCGGTCGCTTTGATGATTTACACGTTGATCGAATGCAGCCGTGCGCCGAAGCATCTCGTGCGCTCGCTGCCGAAGTCGGCATGGGCCGTGGTGATCATCATCCTGCCACTGGTCGGCGCTGTATTGTGGTTCATTTTGGGTCGGCCCGTCAACGAGCGCAACCAGCAGGCAACGCAGCAAACCGCGCCGGATGACGACGAGGATTTCCTTCGACAGCTCGAAGTCTGGCGCCGCCAGCAGCAGCGGGAAGCCGATGCAAAAGCCCGTGAGCAAGAACTCAAATCCCAGGCCAAGGATTCCAAGGAAAACGATTCCACCGCGAAGCCCAAGCCTGACGACTCAACCGGTTCTAAGAAGCCTTCACCCAAGCCGGAGGACACCGACAGCGACACTCCCGACGCCAAGGCCTAG
- a CDS encoding enoyl-CoA hydratase/isomerase family protein, with the protein MGSLDNGFQTLKLNETDDRLWVRLHRPEVRNAIDQTMVDELHVVCDDLERNPKILILAGTASQAPSDANPKGSKGIFASGADISQLRERRRDDALAGINSGIFDRVAKLPMPVIAALDGFALGGGAELAYAADFRIGTEELRMGNPETNLGIMAAAGATWRLKELVGEPLAKEILLAGKVLTGQQCLEAGLITELHPASELDAAAEALADRIAAQDPLAVRITKSVFHAPREAHPVIDTLAQGMLFESQAKFDRMQAFLDRKKK; encoded by the coding sequence GTGGGAAGCCTCGATAACGGATTCCAGACTCTCAAGCTGAACGAAACCGATGACCGGCTGTGGGTCCGGCTCCACCGGCCCGAGGTGCGCAATGCGATCGACCAGACGATGGTCGATGAGCTGCATGTCGTCTGCGATGACCTGGAAAGGAATCCCAAAATCCTGATCCTGGCAGGCACAGCCAGCCAGGCGCCCAGCGATGCGAATCCCAAGGGAAGCAAGGGGATCTTTGCATCCGGTGCCGACATCTCGCAATTGCGAGAACGCCGCCGTGATGACGCGCTCGCTGGGATCAACTCCGGGATCTTCGATCGTGTCGCCAAATTGCCGATGCCCGTGATCGCCGCACTTGACGGATTTGCCCTGGGCGGGGGAGCCGAGCTGGCCTACGCCGCGGATTTCCGCATCGGCACCGAAGAGCTGCGCATGGGCAACCCCGAAACCAACCTTGGCATCATGGCCGCGGCCGGGGCGACCTGGCGGCTCAAGGAGCTGGTGGGCGAACCCCTGGCCAAGGAGATCCTCCTGGCTGGCAAGGTGCTCACCGGCCAGCAGTGCCTGGAAGCAGGGCTGATCACTGAACTGCACCCGGCCAGCGAACTGGACGCGGCGGCTGAGGCACTGGCTGATCGCATTGCGGCCCAGGATCCTTTGGCTGTGCGGATCACCAAGTCGGTATTCCACGCTCCACGTGAAGCCCATCCGGTCATCGACACCTTGGCCCAGGGAATGCTTTTCGAATCCCAAGCCAAGTTTGATCGCATGCAGGCATTCCTCGATCGAAAGAAGAAGTAA
- a CDS encoding 3-hydroxyacyl-CoA dehydrogenase family protein, translated as MSATNNFLTGQLPQDSGVLGGGRMGAGIAHALLISGSTVVVVERDEASAQAAYERVTESVDKSIARGVVRESKDELMQRFSVSTDYQQFATAQLVIEAVPEIWDLKVSSLQAVEQVLAPEAVLASNTSSLSVNGLAKELARPGKFLGLHFFNPVPASTLIEVVIGEQTEKNLVDASRGWVQALGKTAVVVNDAPGFASSRLGVAIALEAMRMVEEGVASAEDIDNAMVLGYKHPTGPLKTTDIVGLDVRLGIAEYLHETLGERFAPPQILKDMVAEGKLGRKSGRGFYSW; from the coding sequence ATGAGCGCAACCAATAACTTTTTGACGGGCCAGCTACCCCAGGACAGCGGCGTGCTCGGAGGCGGCCGCATGGGCGCAGGCATCGCCCACGCCCTGCTGATCAGCGGCAGCACGGTGGTTGTCGTCGAGCGCGACGAGGCCTCCGCGCAGGCTGCCTATGAGCGGGTCACCGAGTCCGTCGACAAGTCCATCGCCCGCGGGGTCGTGCGCGAATCCAAAGACGAGCTCATGCAGCGTTTCTCGGTGAGCACGGACTACCAGCAATTCGCCACCGCTCAACTGGTGATCGAGGCCGTTCCGGAGATCTGGGACCTGAAGGTCTCCTCGCTGCAGGCCGTAGAGCAGGTGCTGGCTCCGGAGGCAGTGCTGGCCTCGAATACTTCCTCCCTATCGGTCAACGGGCTGGCCAAGGAATTGGCCCGGCCTGGCAAGTTCCTCGGGCTTCATTTCTTCAACCCGGTGCCAGCCTCGACGCTCATCGAAGTGGTCATCGGCGAGCAGACTGAGAAGAACCTGGTTGATGCATCGCGCGGCTGGGTGCAGGCGCTGGGCAAGACCGCCGTGGTGGTCAATGACGCTCCGGGCTTCGCTTCCTCGCGCCTGGGCGTTGCCATCGCCCTGGAAGCCATGCGCATGGTGGAAGAAGGCGTGGCCAGCGCCGAAGACATCGACAATGCCATGGTCCTGGGTTACAAGCACCCGACCGGCCCGCTGAAAACCACCGACATTGTCGGCTTGGATGTGCGTCTGGGAATCGCCGAGTACCTCCATGAGACCCTGGGGGAGCGATTTGCTCCGCCGCAGATCCTCAAGGACATGGTGGCTGAGGGAAAGCTGGGCCGCAAGAGCGGCCGGGGCTTCTACAGCTGGTAG
- a CDS encoding AMP-binding protein: MDALHQELLAALASAANDNGPAVEVIIDDSTEAGWRIEYLSQEDLPGFEQPMAVVRTSGSTGRAKRTVLSVEALASSAQATAEFLGFEGQWLLALPVHYVAGLSVLTRSLFAGTKPVIMDLDGSFSATAFTQAADQMVETRRLTSLVPTQLARLLDNPAPATLQALKRFDAILLGGARASKDLMVSARHHGLKIFQTYGSSETSGGLAYNGTALPGVQLAEHDSRIWVSGPMLADGYANAPEATAEHFVEHDGRRWYVTDDLGTVQGSRLSIVGRIDDVINTGGIKLSASKIEGLLEEFFTQALVVSVPDPQWGQSVGLAYSGPTKTEDAFDAVRRTLGKEAVPKHVRHYPQGLPLLPNGKFNRRLIIDELAVRD, encoded by the coding sequence ATGGACGCACTGCACCAAGAATTGCTCGCCGCCTTGGCTAGCGCCGCCAACGACAACGGGCCAGCGGTGGAAGTCATCATCGATGACTCCACCGAGGCCGGCTGGCGCATCGAGTACCTGAGCCAGGAGGATCTGCCCGGCTTCGAGCAGCCCATGGCCGTGGTCCGGACTTCGGGTTCCACCGGCCGGGCCAAGCGCACGGTGCTCAGCGTCGAAGCCTTGGCTTCCAGCGCGCAGGCTACCGCCGAATTCCTGGGCTTCGAGGGCCAATGGCTGCTGGCTCTTCCCGTGCACTACGTCGCCGGGCTCAGCGTGCTCACCCGCTCGCTCTTCGCCGGAACCAAGCCCGTGATCATGGACCTGGACGGAAGCTTTTCGGCTACCGCTTTCACCCAGGCCGCCGACCAGATGGTCGAAACCCGCCGGCTGACCTCGCTGGTGCCAACCCAGTTGGCTCGGCTGCTCGATAACCCGGCCCCGGCCACCTTGCAGGCTCTGAAGCGTTTTGACGCCATCTTGCTGGGCGGGGCACGGGCCAGCAAGGATCTGATGGTCAGCGCACGACATCATGGGCTGAAGATCTTCCAGACCTATGGCTCTTCGGAAACCTCCGGTGGACTGGCCTACAACGGCACCGCGCTTCCCGGCGTACAGCTGGCCGAGCATGATTCGCGCATTTGGGTTTCCGGCCCGATGCTGGCCGATGGCTACGCCAATGCTCCGGAGGCCACCGCCGAGCACTTCGTGGAACATGACGGCCGGCGCTGGTATGTCACCGACGATCTGGGCACCGTGCAGGGGTCGCGCTTGAGCATCGTGGGCCGCATTGACGATGTCATCAATACCGGCGGCATCAAGCTGTCAGCGTCGAAAATCGAGGGGCTCCTGGAAGAGTTCTTCACCCAGGCCCTGGTGGTCTCCGTGCCAGACCCCCAATGGGGCCAAAGCGTTGGCCTGGCCTATTCCGGCCCCACCAAGACCGAAGATGCTTTCGATGCGGTGCGCCGCACCTTGGGCAAGGAAGCGGTGCCCAAGCACGTGCGCCACTACCCGCAGGGCCTGCCACTGCTGCCCAACGGCAAGTTCAATCGCCGCCTGATCATTGATGAATTAGCGGTCCGGGATTAG